The proteins below come from a single Thalassotalea ponticola genomic window:
- the hemN gene encoding oxygen-independent coproporphyrinogen III oxidase, with translation MLAKYDVSGPRYTSYPTALEFNENFCDSELVDAIQTSDSQELSIYIHIPFCHSLCYYCGCNKIVTRHQDKADQYIDYLCREIDTRAKLVKGKQVKQMHWGGGTPTFLNKAQISRLVDKLKASFSFSEQIEMGIEVDPREISLDLIDHLFEVGFNRLSIGVQDVDVKVQAAINRLQSTDFIVELARRAKRIGFASVNIDLIYGLPHQTPQSFADTIAAVKRIDPDRISLFSYAHLPSRFAAQRKIKDQWLPNSTEKLALMQYAIESLVAIGYEFIGMDHFAKPEDDLAIAQRNGSLHRNFQGYTTLGDCDLLAFGVSAISAMGNSFSQNVKTLQAYYQAIEQCGHALEKGITTTADDAIRSFVIKQLMCNFSVDKQVVADRFGITFDSYFADELDSLQVFVNDGLVTVNEHSIQVAPKARLLIRNVCMSFDAYLKTKLHQQRFSKVI, from the coding sequence ATGTTAGCCAAGTATGACGTGAGCGGTCCTCGCTACACCTCGTACCCAACAGCATTAGAATTTAATGAGAATTTTTGCGATAGTGAGTTGGTTGACGCAATTCAAACTTCTGATAGCCAAGAGTTGTCAATTTATATCCATATCCCGTTCTGCCATAGTTTGTGTTACTACTGTGGCTGCAACAAAATCGTAACTCGTCATCAGGATAAAGCGGACCAATATATCGATTACTTGTGCCGAGAAATCGACACGCGAGCCAAGTTAGTTAAAGGCAAGCAAGTAAAGCAAATGCATTGGGGGGGAGGTACACCTACCTTTTTAAACAAGGCGCAAATCAGTCGCTTAGTCGATAAATTAAAAGCCTCATTTAGCTTTTCTGAGCAGATTGAAATGGGAATCGAAGTTGACCCAAGAGAGATATCGCTCGACTTAATTGATCACTTATTTGAGGTCGGATTTAACCGTCTCAGTATCGGTGTACAAGATGTTGATGTTAAAGTGCAGGCAGCGATAAATCGCCTACAAAGCACCGACTTTATTGTCGAATTGGCGCGAAGAGCAAAACGCATCGGCTTTGCTTCGGTAAATATTGATCTAATTTACGGTCTGCCACATCAAACTCCGCAGTCTTTTGCAGACACTATTGCTGCAGTTAAGCGCATAGATCCCGATCGCATCTCCTTATTTAGTTATGCGCATTTACCCAGTCGTTTTGCTGCGCAGCGAAAAATTAAAGATCAATGGTTACCAAATTCCACTGAAAAGCTGGCATTGATGCAGTATGCGATAGAGTCTTTGGTTGCAATTGGCTATGAGTTTATTGGCATGGATCACTTTGCTAAACCAGAAGACGATTTAGCGATAGCACAGCGCAATGGTAGCTTACATCGAAATTTCCAGGGCTATACCACGTTAGGTGATTGTGACTTATTGGCTTTCGGGGTATCAGCGATCAGCGCAATGGGCAACAGTTTCAGCCAAAATGTCAAAACCTTACAGGCGTATTACCAAGCCATTGAGCAATGTGGTCATGCATTAGAAAAGGGGATTACCACAACCGCTGATGACGCTATTCGCTCATTTGTAATTAAGCAATTGATGTGTAATTTCAGCGTCGACAAACAAGTTGTTGCAGATCGGTTTGGAATAACCTTTGATAGCTATTTTGCCGATGAATTAGATTCATTACAGGTGTTTGTCAACGATGGGTTAGTCACGGTAAACGAACACTCGATACAAGTTGCTCCGAAAGCGCGTCTACTCATTCGCAATGTTTGCATGTCGTTTGACGCCTATTTGAAAACGAAGCTACATCAACAGCGCTTTTCGAAAGTTATTTAG
- a CDS encoding DUF1285 domain-containing protein, with product MSIESLQKQLSANQQKLPPVEQWDPPYCGEMDMRIDREGQWHYQGSPISRQRLVKLFASVLVKEADDYFLVTPVEKVKISVDALPFVVTQWQWVDEVERGSMLLTTNLGDEILLDKSHPIKRSNDGSLRVNIRRNLEASIHRNVYYQWIEIADKVEGDQQLQLYIHSEDIDHLIGVVDLD from the coding sequence ATGTCTATAGAATCTTTACAAAAACAATTATCCGCAAATCAACAAAAGCTACCACCCGTCGAGCAGTGGGATCCACCGTATTGTGGCGAGATGGATATGCGCATTGATCGCGAGGGTCAATGGCATTATCAAGGTAGCCCTATTAGCCGTCAACGCTTAGTAAAGCTATTTGCCAGCGTATTGGTAAAGGAAGCTGATGACTATTTTCTCGTCACCCCGGTTGAAAAAGTAAAAATAAGTGTCGACGCTCTACCATTTGTTGTAACTCAGTGGCAGTGGGTTGATGAGGTCGAACGCGGTTCGATGTTACTGACCACGAACCTCGGTGATGAAATATTACTGGATAAATCTCATCCAATAAAGCGCAGTAATGACGGCTCATTACGGGTAAATATTCGCCGCAATTTAGAAGCCTCTATTCATCGCAATGTATACTACCAATGGATAGAAATAGCAGATAAGGTTGAAGGTGATCAACAACTACAACTGTATATTCACAGTGAAGACATTGATCACTTAATTGGAGTGGTCGACCTGGACTAA
- the yihI gene encoding Der GTPase-activating protein YihI gives MARSKKSRKEGALMKKLNLQRPEKVEKEPRKRKIAGNKAGSRQQVEKNTKKQQVSTGSKDARHGSKKAIPLGIDSNASTNRDKPIEKKEIPLAAVTVIEPVANVSDMTAIYEQELQQLEENEQLMLISAKLDAGEQVSDQDIETLEAAQQRYQELCELLGIEDEEFDTEISESDDDDILDRLDDTDFSEFKE, from the coding sequence ATGGCTAGATCGAAAAAATCTCGCAAAGAAGGCGCTTTAATGAAGAAGCTGAATTTACAGCGCCCAGAGAAAGTGGAAAAAGAACCTCGTAAGCGCAAAATCGCTGGTAATAAAGCTGGTTCGCGACAACAAGTTGAAAAGAACACAAAAAAGCAGCAAGTTAGCACGGGTAGTAAAGACGCTCGTCACGGTAGCAAGAAGGCGATACCGCTTGGTATCGACAGTAATGCAAGTACTAATCGCGATAAGCCTATTGAGAAGAAAGAGATACCATTAGCGGCTGTCACTGTAATTGAACCAGTAGCGAACGTTAGCGACATGACTGCTATTTATGAGCAAGAGTTACAACAGCTTGAAGAGAACGAGCAATTAATGCTTATTTCGGCAAAACTCGATGCGGGAGAACAAGTCTCTGATCAAGATATTGAAACGCTAGAGGCAGCACAGCAGCGTTATCAAGAATTATGCGAATTGCTTGGTATTGAAGATGAGGAATTCGATACAGAGATTAGCGAAAGCGATGATGACGATATTCTCGATCGCTTAGATGATACTGACTTTTCTGAATTCAAAGAGTAG
- a CDS encoding TraR/DksA family transcriptional regulator, which translates to MSEQLKVEFTKRIVALQERVDSIHGDFAEGRAADWSEQAGERENDEVLNALEAEAKIEIQQLSNAINRIETGTYGVCSECGENIAEARLKVQPAATKCIHCAD; encoded by the coding sequence ATGAGTGAGCAATTGAAAGTAGAATTCACAAAGCGAATTGTTGCTTTACAGGAGCGTGTTGATTCAATTCACGGCGATTTTGCAGAAGGTAGAGCCGCTGATTGGTCTGAACAGGCGGGTGAACGGGAAAATGACGAAGTACTCAATGCGCTAGAAGCAGAGGCTAAAATAGAGATTCAACAACTTTCTAATGCCATAAATCGCATCGAAACAGGTACCTATGGTGTTTGTAGCGAATGTGGTGAAAACATCGCTGAGGCTCGGTTGAAAGTGCAACCTGCGGCCACTAAATGCATTCATTGCGCTGATTAA
- a CDS encoding DUF2489 domain-containing protein: protein MTVSTIALLVVGGIIIFALAVYASFLLFKLRHQKKKNEALLAEKRQKLAQRDIKALQSISHICRAMSAKQCEVSEGSWRLSVLMDSLPDHKVKMKANFPAIFTLYSNISHMPILDERKKLSKKERLKLDLERMGYEEQYEDAVFAEVDKLLPYSQTLIETLQSTTRQ from the coding sequence ATGACAGTATCTACGATTGCGCTATTGGTGGTCGGTGGCATCATTATTTTTGCATTGGCTGTTTATGCGAGTTTTTTGCTATTTAAACTCCGCCATCAAAAGAAAAAAAATGAAGCGCTATTAGCTGAGAAACGGCAAAAGCTCGCACAGCGTGATATCAAGGCTTTGCAGTCAATTAGTCATATTTGTCGAGCGATGTCGGCTAAGCAGTGTGAAGTATCTGAAGGCAGTTGGCGTTTGTCGGTGTTGATGGACTCGCTACCTGATCACAAGGTCAAGATGAAAGCGAATTTTCCTGCTATATTTACTTTATATAGCAATATCAGTCATATGCCTATTTTGGACGAGCGTAAAAAGTTGTCAAAGAAAGAAAGGCTTAAGCTCGACCTGGAACGGATGGGCTACGAAGAGCAATACGAGGATGCGGTATTCGCCGAAGTAGATAAATTGTTACCTTATTCACAGACATTGATTGAGACATTGCAAAGCACAACTAGACAATAA
- a CDS encoding IS256 family transposase has translation MTNLTLNSKQIQAALDSLIEKPGGLNQVLELALNSFMKAERTEYLRASQGNKGNGYRQVSGLGIGSALSLQVPRDRLNQFKPWILNVMKEQSDTLNELCFELYAKGLTTRDIESVTESIYGQKLTRSAVSRITKSLYKEMEDFRKQKLCEYYPIIYLDATFIKTKRETVSSEAYYIALAVKHDMTREVIGIYNAPTESASNWDDILLDLKARGLAQIDLAVIDNLAGLDSAIERHYQCRIQKCVLHMKRNILKKVKKSHRNDVAEDLRFVFNLEDQSDDREEFLLRARWLSDKWGKRYPSFKVFIDEVYMYYYATYLDFEPMIRNMIYTTNWIERLNKSFKRTLKIRNSMPSVDSVLTILSKVALDMNQTTYQYPISRFEKSNLFN, from the coding sequence ATGACTAATTTAACGCTGAATAGTAAACAAATTCAAGCAGCATTGGATTCATTAATCGAAAAGCCTGGAGGGCTCAATCAAGTACTAGAGCTGGCTCTCAACTCATTTATGAAAGCAGAGCGCACAGAATACCTAAGAGCATCACAAGGAAACAAAGGCAATGGTTACAGACAAGTGTCCGGCCTAGGTATTGGTAGTGCTTTATCATTACAGGTTCCTCGAGATCGACTGAATCAATTCAAGCCTTGGATCCTCAATGTAATGAAGGAGCAAAGTGATACATTAAATGAGCTTTGCTTCGAACTTTATGCTAAAGGTTTGACAACCCGAGATATCGAATCTGTAACCGAATCGATTTACGGTCAGAAACTGACTCGTAGCGCGGTATCACGCATCACCAAAAGTCTTTATAAAGAAATGGAGGACTTCAGAAAGCAGAAGCTGTGCGAGTACTATCCCATCATTTATCTCGACGCGACATTCATCAAGACAAAGCGTGAAACAGTTTCCAGTGAAGCTTATTACATTGCGCTGGCCGTTAAGCATGATATGACTCGCGAGGTTATCGGTATCTACAATGCGCCAACGGAATCGGCGTCAAATTGGGATGACATCTTATTAGACTTAAAAGCTCGAGGGCTCGCACAAATCGACCTCGCTGTGATAGATAACTTAGCCGGTTTAGATTCAGCCATTGAGCGCCATTATCAATGCCGAATTCAAAAATGCGTGTTGCATATGAAACGCAATATCTTAAAGAAAGTGAAAAAGTCTCATCGTAATGATGTTGCTGAGGATTTAAGGTTTGTATTCAACTTAGAAGATCAATCTGATGATCGAGAGGAGTTTCTGCTCCGAGCGAGGTGGTTGTCTGATAAATGGGGTAAACGATATCCTAGCTTCAAAGTGTTTATAGATGAAGTATACATGTACTATTACGCGACCTATTTAGACTTTGAGCCGATGATCCGAAATATGATTTATACTACCAACTGGATCGAACGATTAAATAAATCATTCAAACGTACGCTCAAAATACGAAACTCTATGCCAAGCGTTGACTCAGTGTTAACCATTCTGAGTAAGGTTGCATTGGATATGAATCAAACGACTTACCAATACCCAATAAGTCGTTTTGAGAAAAGTAACTTATTTAACTAG